From Zingiber officinale cultivar Zhangliang chromosome 5B, Zo_v1.1, whole genome shotgun sequence, the proteins below share one genomic window:
- the LOC121984865 gene encoding LRR receptor-like serine/threonine-protein kinase GHR1 isoform X2 — protein sequence MDLLVRISALLFLFIPCFGQLPSPDILALLAFKKGITHDPTGFVVGSWNEESIDFNGCPASWNGIVCNGGNVAGVLLDNHGISGYADLSVFANLTMLLKLSMANNNLSGSLPESISDLKNLEYLDISKNAFSGELPAGLGKLHSLQNLSLAGNEFTGSMPDTIGGLTSIKSLDLSRNSLSGPLPDTLTGLSNLVALNLSYNVFSKNIPSGWELINTLESVDLSWNQLDGSVNWNFLMQSSSVIHVDFSGNLLTSTPRELKSLSDISETIKYLHLSNNRLTGSLIGVGISTFGSLKVLDLSSNQLNGELPGFNYVYDLEILRLGNNGFSGFLPGGLLKGDSLVLRELDLSANNLTGHINMITSTSLQILNLSSNALFGELPVVQGTCSVLDLSNNQFTGNLSLVAKWGNDLKYIDLSRNHLTGHIPDITSQFLLLSYLNLSHNALIDDLPAVLIQYPKLTVLDISFNKLGGPILNGLLSSSTLQELHLKNNMFYGNITLSSSFSNQSNLRVLDISANRFDGSFPESLGSLTMLRVLDISTNNFSGVLSPVLAKLSSLTSLDISLNHFSGSLPSTLPDTLVYFNCSYNDLSGTVSENLRKFSESSFHPGNSRLEFPSGSSGSRSSSLLNRDHRSVKTFVIAGIVTACVVAAVILILLVIIMRCLKASRGSGSDKLSDKNLHNRSFPRSRESGGSLVSAEDLIAPQKDSSSEILDPDEKMAMVAGFSPSRKSRFSWSPDSGNMYTQQNLGRLDVRSPDRAPAELLGRSSHGTSYRATLDNGVYLTVKWLREGVAKQKKEFAKEAKKFANIRHPNVASLRGYYWGPTQHEKLLLSDYVTPGSLAGFVYDRPGRKGSPLTWAQRLKIAVDVARGLNYLHFDRSTPHGNLKASNILLDGLDLNARVADYCLHRLMTQSGTAEQILDAGVLGYRAPELALSKKPSPSLKSDVYAFGVVLLELLTGRCAADVVSGEEGAVDLAVWVRSRVAEGQGSDCFDPTMNAEMANPVASKGMKEMLGVAMRCIRPLSERPGIKSVYEDLSSI from the exons ATGGATCTCCTCGTAAGAATTTCTGCACTGCTTTTCCTTTTCATTCCTTGCTTCGGGCAGCTTCCTTCACCGGATATACTGGCGCTTCTGGCGTTCAAGAAAGGTATAACACATGATCCCACAGGATTCGTCGTCGGATCCTGGAATGAGGAGTCCATCGACTTCAATGGCTGCCCAGCGTCCTGGAATGGTATTGTCTGTAATGGTGGGAATGTGGCGGGTGTTCTCCTTGATAACCATGGTATTTCTGGCTACGCTGATCTGTCTGTCTTTGCTAACCTCACCATGCTTTTGAAGCTCTCCATGGCAAATAATAACCTTTCTGGTAGCTTGCCTGAAAGCATCTCTGATCTGAAGAACTTGGAGTATCTTGACATTTCCAAGAATGCCTTCTCGGGGGAGTTACCTGCAGGTCTTGGGAAGCTTCACAGCTTGCAGAACTTATCCTTGGCTGGAAACGAATTCACAGGGTCTATGCCCGACACCATTGGCGGATTAACTTCTATCAAGTCTCTTGATTTGAGCCGCAATTCTCTATCCGGTCCTTTGCCTGATACTCTTACTGGTCTCAGTAACTTGGTTGCTTTGAATCTGTCCTACAATGTTTTTAGTAAAAACATTCCATCTGGGTGGGAACTGATTAACACTCTGGAGTCAGTTGATCTCAGCTGGAATCAGCTTGATGGTAGTGTCAATTGGAACTTTCTTATGCAATCTTCTAGTGTTATCCATGTTGATTTCAGTGGGAATCTGCTTACTTCGACCCCCAGGGAGTTGAAGTCTTTGTCAGATATCTCGGAAACTATCAAGTATTTACATCTCAGCAACAACAGATTGACTGGATCACTGATTGGAGTTGGGATTTCTACTTTTGGGAGCTTGAAGGTGTTGGATTTAAGTTCCAATCAGTTAAATGGTGAACTACCTGGGTTTAATTATGTATATGATCTCGAGATTCTGAGGTTGGGGAATAATGGATTTAGTGGTTTCCTACCTGGTGGACTTCTCAAAGGTGACTCTTTGGTTTTACGTGAATTGGATTTGAGTGCAAACAACCTAACAG GACATATAAATATGATCACCTCAACAAGTTTGCAAATCCTTAATCTTTCTTCTAATGCCCTTTTCGGTGAACTTCCAGTGGTGCAAGGAACCTGTTCAGTGCTTGATCTATCAAACAATCAGTTTACTGGCAATTTATCACTTGTTGCAAAGTGGGGAAATGACCTCAAGTATATTGATCTTAGCAGAAATCATCTGACAGGGCACATACCAGATATAACCTCGCAGTTTCTTCTACTTAGTTATCTTAACCTTTCTCATAATGCTTTGATAGATGATCTCCCTGCTGTTCTCATTCAGTACCCGAAACTTACTGTGTTAGATATCAGTTTCAATAAGCTTGGGGGACCTATTCTAAATGGCCTACTAAGCTCCTCCACATTGCAAGAGCTTCATCTTAAGAACAATATGTTCTATGGTAATATCACTTTGTCGTCATCTTTTTCCAACCAGTCCAATCTTCGTGTGCTTGATATATCAGCTAACCGATTTGATGGTAGTTTTCCTGAAAGCCTTGGGTCTTTGACTATGCTCCGAGTCCTAGATATTTCTACAAACAATTTTTCTGGTGTATTATCACCTGTTCTAGCAAAACTCTCCTCTCTCACTTCCCTTGATATCTCCCTTAACCATTTCTCTGGTTCTTTGCCATCGACACTGCCTGATACACTTGTATACTTCAATTGTTCGTACAATGACCTATCAGGAACAGTTTCAGAAAACCTTAGAAAGTTCTCAGAGTCTTCATTCCATCCAGGAAATTCCAGATTAGAGTTTCCAAGTGGTTCATCTGGATCTCGTAGCTCTTCATTGCTGAATCGTGATCACAGATCAGTCAAAACATTTGTCATTGCAGGGATTGTCACTGCTTGTGTAGTGGCTGCAGTTATTCTGATCCTCTTGGTTATCATCATGCGTTGTTTGAAAGCTTccaggggatctggatcagataaGCTTTCTGACAAGAATCTCCATAACCGAAGTTTTCCACGAAGTAGAGAATCTGGTGGGTCACTTGTATCTGCTGAAGACCTTATTGCTCCTCAAAAAGATTCTTCGTCAGAGATACTCGATCCAGATGAGAAAATGGCTATGGTTGCTGGATTTTCACCATCGAGGAAAAGTCGCTTTTCGTGGTCACCAGATTCTGGCAACATGTACACTCAACAAAATCTCGGAAGACTGGATGTTCGTTCGCCAGACAG AGCACCCGCCGAATTGTTGGGAAGGAGTAGTCATGGAACTTCTTATAGAGCAACCCTGGACAATGGAGTTTACTTGACAGTGAAATGGCTTAGGGAAGGAGTGGCAAAACAGAAGAAGGAATTTGCCAAAGAGGCGAAGAAATTCGCAAACATCAGACATCCAAATGTGGCGTCATTGCGAGGGTACTACTGGGGGCCTACTCAGCATGAGAAACTTCTCTTGTCAGATTATGTCACACCGGGAAGCCTTGCGGGCTTTGTATATG ACCGGCCAGGACGGAAAGGCTCTCCGTTGACATGGGCTCAGCGCCTCAAAATTGCCGTCGACGTTGCACGCGGTCTGAACTATCTCCATTTTGACCGATCCACCCCTCACGGCAATCTCAAAGCCTCCAACATACTACTCGATGGTCTGGACCTCAATGCACGCGTTGCTGATTACTGCCTCCATCGCCTGATGACTCAATCAGGCACAGCTGAGCAAATTCTTGACGCAGGGGTGCTGGGCTACCGCGCGCCTGAGCTGGCTTTGTCCAAGAAGCCGTCCCCCTCCTTAAAGTCGGATGTCTATGCCTTTGGTGTGGTTCTCTTGGAATTATTGACGGGTAGGTGTGCAGCAGATGTGGTCTCCGGAGAGGAAGGAGCAGTGGACCTTGCCGTTTGGGTCAGGTCGCGGGTGGCAGAAGGTCAAGGATCCGACTGCTTTGATCCAACAATGAACGCAGAAATGGCAAATCCAGTCGCATCCAAGGGGATGAAAGAGATGCTCGGGGTTGCGATGAGGTGTATCCGGCCGCTCTCCGAGCGACCAGGTATCAAGTCTGTGTATGAGGATCTCTCATCCATATGA
- the LOC121984865 gene encoding LRR receptor-like serine/threonine-protein kinase GHR1 isoform X1, whose translation MDLLVRISALLFLFIPCFGQLPSPDILALLAFKKGITHDPTGFVVGSWNEESIDFNGCPASWNGIVCNGGNVAGVLLDNHGISGYADLSVFANLTMLLKLSMANNNLSGSLPESISDLKNLEYLDISKNAFSGELPAGLGKLHSLQNLSLAGNEFTGSMPDTIGGLTSIKSLDLSRNSLSGPLPDTLTGLSNLVALNLSYNVFSKNIPSGWELINTLESVDLSWNQLDGSVNWNFLMQSSSVIHVDFSGNLLTSTPRELKSLSDISETIKYLHLSNNRLTGSLIGVGISTFGSLKVLDLSSNQLNGELPGFNYVYDLEILRLGNNGFSGFLPGGLLKGDSLVLRELDLSANNLTGHINMITSTSLQILNLSSNALFGELPVVQGTCSVLDLSNNQFTGNLSLVAKWGNDLKYIDLSRNHLTGHIPDITSQFLLLSYLNLSHNALIDDLPAVLIQYPKLTVLDISFNKLGGPILNGLLSSSTLQELHLKNNMFYGNITLSSSFSNQSNLRVLDISANRFDGSFPESLGSLTMLRVLDISTNNFSGVLSPVLAKLSSLTSLDISLNHFSGSLPSTLPDTLVYFNCSYNDLSGTVSENLRKFSESSFHPGNSRLEFPSGSSGSRSSSLLNRDHRSVKTFVIAGIVTACVVAAVILILLVIIMRCLKASRGSGSDKLSDKNLHNRSFPRSRESGGSLVSAEDLIAPQKDSSSEILDPDEKMAMVAGFSPSRKSRFSWSPDSGNMYTQQNLGRLDVRSPDRLVGDLHFLDESIILTPDELSRAPAELLGRSSHGTSYRATLDNGVYLTVKWLREGVAKQKKEFAKEAKKFANIRHPNVASLRGYYWGPTQHEKLLLSDYVTPGSLAGFVYDRPGRKGSPLTWAQRLKIAVDVARGLNYLHFDRSTPHGNLKASNILLDGLDLNARVADYCLHRLMTQSGTAEQILDAGVLGYRAPELALSKKPSPSLKSDVYAFGVVLLELLTGRCAADVVSGEEGAVDLAVWVRSRVAEGQGSDCFDPTMNAEMANPVASKGMKEMLGVAMRCIRPLSERPGIKSVYEDLSSI comes from the exons ATGGATCTCCTCGTAAGAATTTCTGCACTGCTTTTCCTTTTCATTCCTTGCTTCGGGCAGCTTCCTTCACCGGATATACTGGCGCTTCTGGCGTTCAAGAAAGGTATAACACATGATCCCACAGGATTCGTCGTCGGATCCTGGAATGAGGAGTCCATCGACTTCAATGGCTGCCCAGCGTCCTGGAATGGTATTGTCTGTAATGGTGGGAATGTGGCGGGTGTTCTCCTTGATAACCATGGTATTTCTGGCTACGCTGATCTGTCTGTCTTTGCTAACCTCACCATGCTTTTGAAGCTCTCCATGGCAAATAATAACCTTTCTGGTAGCTTGCCTGAAAGCATCTCTGATCTGAAGAACTTGGAGTATCTTGACATTTCCAAGAATGCCTTCTCGGGGGAGTTACCTGCAGGTCTTGGGAAGCTTCACAGCTTGCAGAACTTATCCTTGGCTGGAAACGAATTCACAGGGTCTATGCCCGACACCATTGGCGGATTAACTTCTATCAAGTCTCTTGATTTGAGCCGCAATTCTCTATCCGGTCCTTTGCCTGATACTCTTACTGGTCTCAGTAACTTGGTTGCTTTGAATCTGTCCTACAATGTTTTTAGTAAAAACATTCCATCTGGGTGGGAACTGATTAACACTCTGGAGTCAGTTGATCTCAGCTGGAATCAGCTTGATGGTAGTGTCAATTGGAACTTTCTTATGCAATCTTCTAGTGTTATCCATGTTGATTTCAGTGGGAATCTGCTTACTTCGACCCCCAGGGAGTTGAAGTCTTTGTCAGATATCTCGGAAACTATCAAGTATTTACATCTCAGCAACAACAGATTGACTGGATCACTGATTGGAGTTGGGATTTCTACTTTTGGGAGCTTGAAGGTGTTGGATTTAAGTTCCAATCAGTTAAATGGTGAACTACCTGGGTTTAATTATGTATATGATCTCGAGATTCTGAGGTTGGGGAATAATGGATTTAGTGGTTTCCTACCTGGTGGACTTCTCAAAGGTGACTCTTTGGTTTTACGTGAATTGGATTTGAGTGCAAACAACCTAACAG GACATATAAATATGATCACCTCAACAAGTTTGCAAATCCTTAATCTTTCTTCTAATGCCCTTTTCGGTGAACTTCCAGTGGTGCAAGGAACCTGTTCAGTGCTTGATCTATCAAACAATCAGTTTACTGGCAATTTATCACTTGTTGCAAAGTGGGGAAATGACCTCAAGTATATTGATCTTAGCAGAAATCATCTGACAGGGCACATACCAGATATAACCTCGCAGTTTCTTCTACTTAGTTATCTTAACCTTTCTCATAATGCTTTGATAGATGATCTCCCTGCTGTTCTCATTCAGTACCCGAAACTTACTGTGTTAGATATCAGTTTCAATAAGCTTGGGGGACCTATTCTAAATGGCCTACTAAGCTCCTCCACATTGCAAGAGCTTCATCTTAAGAACAATATGTTCTATGGTAATATCACTTTGTCGTCATCTTTTTCCAACCAGTCCAATCTTCGTGTGCTTGATATATCAGCTAACCGATTTGATGGTAGTTTTCCTGAAAGCCTTGGGTCTTTGACTATGCTCCGAGTCCTAGATATTTCTACAAACAATTTTTCTGGTGTATTATCACCTGTTCTAGCAAAACTCTCCTCTCTCACTTCCCTTGATATCTCCCTTAACCATTTCTCTGGTTCTTTGCCATCGACACTGCCTGATACACTTGTATACTTCAATTGTTCGTACAATGACCTATCAGGAACAGTTTCAGAAAACCTTAGAAAGTTCTCAGAGTCTTCATTCCATCCAGGAAATTCCAGATTAGAGTTTCCAAGTGGTTCATCTGGATCTCGTAGCTCTTCATTGCTGAATCGTGATCACAGATCAGTCAAAACATTTGTCATTGCAGGGATTGTCACTGCTTGTGTAGTGGCTGCAGTTATTCTGATCCTCTTGGTTATCATCATGCGTTGTTTGAAAGCTTccaggggatctggatcagataaGCTTTCTGACAAGAATCTCCATAACCGAAGTTTTCCACGAAGTAGAGAATCTGGTGGGTCACTTGTATCTGCTGAAGACCTTATTGCTCCTCAAAAAGATTCTTCGTCAGAGATACTCGATCCAGATGAGAAAATGGCTATGGTTGCTGGATTTTCACCATCGAGGAAAAGTCGCTTTTCGTGGTCACCAGATTCTGGCAACATGTACACTCAACAAAATCTCGGAAGACTGGATGTTCGTTCGCCAGACAGGTTGGTTGGTGATTTACATTTTCTGGATGAATCAATAATCCTAACTCCAGATGAATTATCTAGAGCACCCGCCGAATTGTTGGGAAGGAGTAGTCATGGAACTTCTTATAGAGCAACCCTGGACAATGGAGTTTACTTGACAGTGAAATGGCTTAGGGAAGGAGTGGCAAAACAGAAGAAGGAATTTGCCAAAGAGGCGAAGAAATTCGCAAACATCAGACATCCAAATGTGGCGTCATTGCGAGGGTACTACTGGGGGCCTACTCAGCATGAGAAACTTCTCTTGTCAGATTATGTCACACCGGGAAGCCTTGCGGGCTTTGTATATG ACCGGCCAGGACGGAAAGGCTCTCCGTTGACATGGGCTCAGCGCCTCAAAATTGCCGTCGACGTTGCACGCGGTCTGAACTATCTCCATTTTGACCGATCCACCCCTCACGGCAATCTCAAAGCCTCCAACATACTACTCGATGGTCTGGACCTCAATGCACGCGTTGCTGATTACTGCCTCCATCGCCTGATGACTCAATCAGGCACAGCTGAGCAAATTCTTGACGCAGGGGTGCTGGGCTACCGCGCGCCTGAGCTGGCTTTGTCCAAGAAGCCGTCCCCCTCCTTAAAGTCGGATGTCTATGCCTTTGGTGTGGTTCTCTTGGAATTATTGACGGGTAGGTGTGCAGCAGATGTGGTCTCCGGAGAGGAAGGAGCAGTGGACCTTGCCGTTTGGGTCAGGTCGCGGGTGGCAGAAGGTCAAGGATCCGACTGCTTTGATCCAACAATGAACGCAGAAATGGCAAATCCAGTCGCATCCAAGGGGATGAAAGAGATGCTCGGGGTTGCGATGAGGTGTATCCGGCCGCTCTCCGAGCGACCAGGTATCAAGTCTGTGTATGAGGATCTCTCATCCATATGA